From one Acidimicrobiia bacterium genomic stretch:
- a CDS encoding 4Fe-4S binding protein, whose amino-acid sequence MARTDAWIEAPPFRDDYQLTLVDTDTVQKAVRPKQFLHIDQAECILCEGCVDICPWKCIHYLSLDAIDEAFGVEDPSEEEGAFGFFVVDEEACTRCALCIDRCPTNVITLGKFAGSVSDSAREAGVLEAPWKVDTGQRDFKNGYAYGVRW is encoded by the coding sequence ATGGCCCGCACGGACGCCTGGATCGAAGCGCCTCCATTTCGCGACGATTATCAGTTGACGCTCGTGGACACCGACACCGTTCAGAAGGCCGTCCGCCCCAAGCAGTTCCTCCATATCGACCAGGCCGAGTGCATTCTCTGCGAGGGATGCGTTGACATCTGCCCGTGGAAGTGCATTCACTACCTCTCGCTCGATGCTATCGACGAGGCGTTCGGAGTCGAGGATCCGTCAGAGGAAGAGGGCGCCTTCGGGTTCTTCGTGGTTGATGAGGAGGCATGCACCCGTTGCGCACTGTGTATCGATCGGTGTCCAACGAACGTGATCACCCTCGGCAAGTTCGCGGGATCGGTTTCAGACAGTGCGCGAGAAGCGGGCGTCCTGGAGGCGCCCTGGAAAGTCGACACAGGGCAGCGGGATTTCAAGAACGGGTACGCCTACGGCGTCCGCTGGTAA
- the extP gene encoding selenite/tellurite reduction operon b-type cytochrome ExtP — protein MLNTVQEKATELGDRVTSSQAWDSVFRPGSPFKKGHTDSPRNRSYVVMNNVLYHLHPVKVKRHGVRLSYTLCLGGLSFFLFILLTITGIFLMFYYRPTAEAAYVDVAALSTSVAFGSLVRNMHRWGAHLMVLTVFLHMSRVFYHGAYKPPREFNWVIGVVLLLLTLLLSFTGYLLPWDQLARWAVTVGTNMAGFVPIFGDQVRFALLGAADVSADTLLRWYVLHVLFLPFIIVVFMAVHFWRVRKDGGISGPL, from the coding sequence TTGCTGAACACGGTGCAGGAGAAGGCGACGGAACTCGGCGACCGCGTAACGAGCAGTCAGGCCTGGGACTCGGTGTTCCGGCCCGGATCACCATTCAAGAAGGGCCACACAGATAGTCCCAGGAACCGGTCGTACGTGGTGATGAACAACGTGCTGTATCACTTGCACCCGGTGAAGGTGAAGCGCCACGGCGTCCGTCTCTCTTATACGCTCTGTTTGGGCGGCCTGAGCTTCTTTCTGTTCATTCTGCTCACGATTACCGGCATCTTCCTCATGTTCTACTACCGCCCGACCGCCGAGGCCGCCTACGTCGATGTGGCCGCCCTCTCGACCAGCGTCGCCTTCGGGTCGCTGGTCAGGAACATGCACCGGTGGGGGGCTCACCTCATGGTTCTCACCGTGTTCCTGCATATGAGCCGCGTGTTCTATCACGGCGCCTACAAGCCCCCTCGCGAGTTCAACTGGGTGATCGGCGTTGTGCTGTTGCTCCTAACTTTGTTGCTGTCGTTCACCGGGTATCTCCTTCCGTGGGATCAGCTCGCCCGCTGGGCAGTGACGGTCGGCACCAACATGGCCGGGTTCGTTCCGATCTTCGGCGACCAAGTGCGATTCGCATTACTGGGGGCGGCCGATGTCTCGGCCGACACATTGCTGCGCTGGTATGTCCTCCACGTGCTCTTCCTGCCCTTCATCATCGTTGTGTTCATGGCCGTACATTTCTGGCGAGTCCGCAAAGACGGCGGCATCTCAGGCCCGCTGTAA
- a CDS encoding ubiquinol-cytochrome c reductase iron-sulfur subunit, producing MTATQIVLVAIIAVAVLAALAAFSIASRKAGPDWRAGMDGRALREDRSRVLVAAAPAVVEADEEEARAEVEAPVEPAGVRPVEVARIEEVSADEAGVTRRQFFNRATLALFGTFSVAMGGSMLAFIWPNLKGGFGSDIDAGPIDEIRTQVFQADGSITPLFRPDARAYIVPITDEELAGSQFVDKSLAAGGFMALFQRCVHLGCRVPWCNTSQGFECPCHGSKYNYTGEYEAGPAPRNLDRFVVELQNDRFIIKTGQIIESPRAPEKSVSYPQGPSCIAIESAG from the coding sequence ATGACGGCTACCCAGATTGTCCTGGTCGCGATCATCGCTGTGGCGGTGCTGGCCGCGTTGGCGGCCTTTTCGATCGCCTCTCGAAAGGCCGGTCCTGATTGGAGAGCGGGGATGGACGGGCGCGCTCTCCGGGAGGATCGATCCAGGGTGTTGGTGGCTGCCGCCCCAGCCGTGGTGGAGGCTGACGAGGAAGAAGCCAGGGCCGAAGTCGAGGCACCCGTCGAGCCGGCCGGCGTCCGCCCGGTTGAGGTGGCCCGAATCGAAGAAGTCTCGGCAGATGAGGCCGGCGTGACGAGGCGGCAGTTCTTCAACAGGGCGACTCTGGCACTCTTCGGAACGTTCTCGGTAGCAATGGGTGGCAGCATGCTTGCGTTCATTTGGCCCAACCTGAAAGGCGGATTCGGATCGGACATCGATGCCGGCCCCATCGACGAGATCCGCACCCAGGTCTTCCAGGCGGACGGTTCCATTACGCCGCTATTTCGGCCGGATGCACGGGCCTACATCGTTCCCATCACCGACGAGGAGCTGGCAGGCTCACAATTCGTCGACAAGAGCCTGGCGGCCGGTGGCTTCATGGCGTTGTTCCAACGTTGCGTGCATCTGGGGTGCCGGGTCCCCTGGTGCAACACATCGCAAGGTTTCGAATGCCCGTGCCATGGTTCGAAATACAACTACACCGGGGAGTACGAGGCTGGACCGGCGCCCCGCAACCTCGATCGCTTCGTGGTCGAACTGCAGAACGATCGGTTCATCATCAAGACCGGGCAGATCATCGAGTCGCCGCGGGCACCGGAGAAGTCGGTGTCGTATCCGCAGGGGCCTTCCTGCATCGCCATCGAGAGCGCGGGGTAG
- a CDS encoding c-type cytochrome, producing MSGSLIIAIVSAAVISWLAYILSVTMKKQENPDPGPNRRRPLSDENLETRRLDRWLAAAVVFSGFLAVSLPFYFLTEQNRQESFVDAFDEEAVARGSHLVAEFACESCHGPGFVGGAASYVEKRSDISVSWAAPALDDIFYRYEADEVRFWLVYGRANSPMPAWGLAGNGPMNDQQIDDLIAYLASIEISQEEALSKADTGVTVALNRLANAETTVEQSVAEQETLIAEIEAAPELLTVAESFEQRAVAALESADTGRDTDGDGISDVAETEIAAVTVAAAEAGLSFGGSTVAPVLLDPGNPESTLGVPDLQAARTAVSSLSSLATNLRTTAENQGPLLTRAQSGLDFLVAARDNQLWAVDVEQIAAVTFGGNRDDAERAVGLFNSYCARCHTAGYSAGVAYTEESGSGALGPALWNGRANVQFESADDMVDFIANGSELGKAYGVNGVGRGYMPGFGKVLTQRDLELVVEYLRGETLRGF from the coding sequence GTGTCGGGAAGCCTCATCATTGCCATCGTTTCGGCAGCCGTGATCTCATGGCTTGCCTACATCTTGTCGGTGACAATGAAGAAGCAAGAGAATCCCGACCCCGGTCCCAACCGCCGCCGGCCGCTCTCGGATGAGAATCTGGAGACGCGGCGACTCGACCGCTGGCTGGCAGCCGCGGTTGTCTTCTCGGGGTTCCTGGCCGTCTCACTCCCGTTCTACTTTCTCACCGAGCAGAACCGCCAGGAGAGCTTCGTCGACGCTTTCGACGAAGAAGCGGTCGCCCGCGGCTCGCACCTCGTTGCCGAGTTCGCCTGCGAGAGCTGCCACGGCCCCGGGTTCGTAGGTGGAGCAGCCTCCTACGTCGAGAAGCGGAGCGACATCTCCGTGAGCTGGGCGGCTCCCGCCCTCGATGACATCTTTTACCGTTACGAGGCCGATGAAGTGCGATTCTGGCTCGTATACGGCAGGGCCAATAGCCCGATGCCTGCCTGGGGCCTGGCGGGGAATGGCCCGATGAACGATCAGCAGATCGACGATCTCATCGCCTATCTCGCCTCAATCGAGATCAGCCAGGAAGAAGCTCTCTCCAAGGCAGACACCGGAGTCACCGTGGCATTGAATCGTCTCGCCAACGCCGAAACGACCGTCGAACAGTCGGTGGCCGAGCAGGAGACGCTGATCGCGGAAATCGAGGCCGCGCCCGAGTTGTTGACGGTGGCGGAGAGTTTCGAGCAGCGCGCAGTTGCTGCCCTCGAATCCGCCGACACGGGCCGCGATACCGATGGTGACGGTATTTCCGATGTCGCGGAGACCGAGATCGCGGCGGTCACCGTCGCGGCGGCCGAGGCAGGCCTGTCTTTCGGCGGCTCGACGGTCGCTCCGGTTCTGCTGGACCCGGGCAACCCGGAGTCGACCCTCGGTGTGCCCGACCTACAGGCTGCTCGCACTGCGGTCTCCTCCCTCTCCTCGTTGGCTACCAACCTCCGCACAACGGCCGAGAATCAAGGCCCGCTCCTGACCAGGGCGCAATCCGGCCTCGACTTCCTCGTCGCTGCCCGGGACAACCAGCTGTGGGCCGTCGATGTCGAGCAGATCGCCGCGGTTACCTTCGGTGGCAACCGCGACGATGCAGAGCGCGCCGTCGGTTTGTTCAACTCCTACTGTGCCCGCTGCCACACGGCCGGGTATTCCGCCGGGGTCGCCTACACGGAGGAGTCCGGATCGGGCGCGTTGGGCCCGGCGCTCTGGAACGGTCGGGCGAACGTGCAGTTCGAGTCGGCGGACGACATGGTCGATTTCATCGCCAACGGATCCGAACTCGGCAAGGCGTACGGTGTCAACGGAGTCGGCAGGGGATACATGCCTGGATTCGGGAAGGTCCTCACCCAGAGAGACCTCGAGCTGGTGGTTGAGTACCTGCGCGGCGAAACGCTACGGGGGTTCTGA
- a CDS encoding sugar transferase has product MRELFRSILSANLTFTGIVLTAASFAVFFGSGYLLLYTNLGKRLGFLIAGSGVFGWATINSLLFVLYAPRGPRPADFEGLNAWEIRLIPMTWMVVSAILFAGFLVTLNRLEDDDENVASSP; this is encoded by the coding sequence ATGCGCGAACTGTTTCGCTCGATCCTGTCGGCCAACCTGACCTTCACGGGGATCGTTCTGACCGCCGCCTCGTTTGCGGTGTTCTTCGGCAGCGGGTACCTGCTTCTCTACACGAATCTTGGCAAACGTCTCGGGTTCCTGATCGCCGGCTCCGGTGTGTTTGGGTGGGCGACGATCAACAGCCTGCTATTCGTGCTCTATGCGCCCAGGGGGCCGCGACCTGCCGACTTCGAGGGCCTCAACGCCTGGGAGATCCGGTTGATCCCGATGACCTGGATGGTCGTATCGGCGATCCTGTTCGCCGGGTTCCTGGTGACGCTCAATCGACTCGAAGACGACGACGAGAACGTCGCGAGTAGCCCCTAG
- a CDS encoding redox-sensing transcriptional repressor Rex, which produces MKSVTIPPASVARLPLYLYALETLQSEGMGTISSEILASRVNVNAAKVRKDLSFLGTHGVRGVGYDSAVLGQQIREALGLTRDFGVVIVGIGNLGAALASYDNFGAARFHIVGLYDTNPEKVGTRIGDLEVRHLRHLAADVAEHDVEIGIITTPTAVAQEVAQQLEDCGIRSILNFAQTVLHLDNAAVRRVDLSTELQILGYYVRNDRG; this is translated from the coding sequence GTGAAGTCAGTCACAATCCCGCCGGCATCGGTCGCCCGACTCCCCCTCTATCTCTACGCACTCGAGACCCTCCAGTCTGAAGGGATGGGAACGATCTCATCTGAGATCCTGGCCAGTCGAGTCAACGTCAACGCCGCCAAGGTCCGAAAGGATCTGTCGTTCCTGGGCACCCACGGGGTACGGGGGGTTGGATACGACAGCGCGGTGCTGGGTCAGCAGATCCGGGAGGCGCTAGGCCTCACCCGGGACTTCGGTGTCGTGATCGTCGGCATCGGCAATCTCGGTGCTGCGCTGGCCAGCTACGACAACTTCGGCGCAGCCCGGTTCCACATCGTCGGGCTTTACGACACAAACCCCGAGAAAGTCGGGACCAGGATCGGCGACCTCGAGGTTCGCCACCTCCGCCACCTCGCAGCCGACGTCGCCGAGCATGACGTCGAGATCGGCATCATCACTACTCCGACTGCGGTTGCCCAGGAAGTCGCACAGCAACTCGAGGACTGTGGCATCCGGTCGATCTTGAACTTCGCGCAGACGGTGCTCCACCTGGACAACGCCGCCGTGCGCCGGGTCGATTTGTCGACCGAACTGCAGATCCTGGGCTACTACGTGCGCAACGACCGGGGGTAG
- a CDS encoding geranylgeranyl reductase family protein: protein MTAPDVVVVGGGPAGSAAAFWLASAGHSVTLVEKKAYPREKTCGDGLTPRAILQLQELGFDFDVPQFHRVHGLRSYAGDNLKLEMEWPDHSIYPNWGGVIRRADLDQQVALLVEKQGATIRQQVEATPVIEDGRLTGVELNHNGETEVLNPKVVVVADGSLSRFGWSLGTSRRRDYPLGLAARGYFSSPRSDDGFLESQLDIRDETGAAMPGYGWVFPLGDGTVNVGVGLLSTFKRWKHVNTNDMMAAYVRSAPDYWELSEASQLTKPRGGKLTMALSVGPLAGPNWLVAGDAAGAINPWNGEGISYAYETGRIAADHISAALAGDDLSLLQRYPQFLQDTYGDYYKMARIFVKAIGQPLVMRTLTHTGLRSKPLMEWVLKVMANLLEPEEKSIGDQAYRLLEGIVRAAPRI, encoded by the coding sequence ATGACAGCTCCCGATGTGGTGGTCGTCGGCGGAGGGCCTGCTGGCTCTGCCGCCGCATTCTGGCTGGCGAGTGCCGGCCATTCTGTGACGCTGGTCGAGAAGAAGGCCTACCCCCGGGAGAAGACCTGCGGAGACGGGCTCACCCCGCGAGCGATCCTCCAGTTGCAGGAGCTCGGGTTCGATTTCGATGTTCCACAGTTCCACCGGGTTCACGGCTTGCGGTCGTATGCAGGAGACAATCTCAAACTCGAAATGGAATGGCCCGACCATTCGATCTATCCGAATTGGGGTGGGGTGATTCGCCGGGCCGATCTCGATCAACAGGTGGCGCTGCTGGTCGAGAAGCAGGGAGCGACGATCCGGCAGCAGGTCGAAGCTACGCCTGTGATCGAAGACGGCCGCCTGACCGGGGTGGAGCTCAATCACAACGGCGAGACCGAGGTGCTCAACCCGAAGGTGGTCGTAGTCGCCGACGGATCGTTGAGCCGGTTCGGGTGGAGCCTCGGGACGAGCCGGCGGCGCGACTACCCGCTCGGCCTGGCTGCCCGTGGCTACTTCTCGTCTCCTCGTTCGGACGATGGCTTCCTCGAGAGTCAGCTCGACATTCGGGATGAAACCGGGGCTGCAATGCCGGGGTACGGGTGGGTGTTTCCGCTCGGAGACGGCACCGTCAACGTCGGTGTTGGGCTGTTGTCGACCTTCAAACGCTGGAAGCATGTCAACACGAACGACATGATGGCGGCCTACGTTCGTTCGGCTCCCGACTACTGGGAGCTCTCGGAGGCGTCTCAGCTCACCAAGCCGCGGGGCGGCAAGCTGACGATGGCCCTCTCCGTTGGGCCACTGGCAGGGCCCAACTGGCTCGTCGCCGGCGACGCAGCCGGGGCCATCAACCCGTGGAACGGGGAAGGCATCTCCTATGCCTACGAGACGGGCCGGATCGCCGCCGACCACATTTCGGCTGCCCTGGCCGGCGACGACCTCTCCCTGCTGCAACGCTATCCGCAGTTTCTGCAGGACACCTACGGCGACTACTACAAGATGGCCCGAATCTTTGTGAAGGCGATCGGGCAGCCTTTGGTGATGCGGACGTTGACCCATACGGGATTGCGGTCCAAGCCTCTGATGGAATGGGTGCTCAAGGTGATGGCCAACTTGCTGGAGCCCGAGGAGAAATCGATCGGCGACCAGGCGTACCGCCTGCTCGAAGGAATCGTCAGGGCCGCCCCCCGCATTTGA
- a CDS encoding DMT family transporter: MTQPPRIAIFTTSEGTHREAFTPSHWALVAFNGLVFGSAFLWMALGLRSLTPGVIAFGRVALGAGALALFARSRSPVARGDWSRIAFLGVVGQAAPAWLFAAAEERIASAVAGMLVSGIPIATATVAALLMRRLPGMRQRIGLAVGFSGIVLLSIPTLGGEVGSALGIAYVLTAVVCYGVANNLLVPLQQRYGAMAVTLRTLSVASVALIPIGFTGLARSSFEWVPVLAVVILGVVGTGVARATQLALAGRVGASRGSVVAYLVPIVALVLGFLVLAERVEPIQLIGVVVTIGGAYLVSRAERT, from the coding sequence ATGACGCAGCCGCCCCGAATCGCCATCTTCACGACCTCCGAGGGCACCCATCGGGAGGCGTTCACTCCTTCGCACTGGGCACTGGTGGCGTTCAACGGTCTGGTCTTCGGGTCTGCCTTTCTCTGGATGGCCCTCGGACTCCGATCGCTCACGCCGGGGGTGATCGCCTTCGGGAGAGTCGCACTGGGTGCCGGCGCGCTGGCCCTGTTCGCCAGGTCCCGCTCCCCCGTCGCCCGGGGCGACTGGAGTCGAATCGCCTTCCTCGGCGTCGTCGGACAGGCGGCGCCGGCATGGCTGTTCGCGGCGGCCGAAGAGCGGATCGCCTCGGCCGTCGCCGGGATGCTGGTCAGCGGCATCCCCATCGCCACCGCCACGGTTGCTGCGCTGTTGATGCGCAGGCTCCCGGGGATGCGCCAACGCATCGGCCTGGCAGTCGGCTTCTCCGGGATCGTTCTCCTATCGATTCCGACACTCGGAGGCGAGGTGGGTTCGGCACTTGGGATCGCCTACGTGCTGACGGCAGTCGTTTGCTACGGCGTCGCCAACAACCTCCTAGTGCCCCTCCAGCAACGCTACGGGGCGATGGCCGTGACGCTTCGCACCCTTTCCGTCGCCTCCGTGGCGCTCATCCCGATCGGATTCACCGGGCTCGCTCGTTCATCATTCGAATGGGTGCCCGTGCTGGCAGTAGTCATCCTCGGCGTCGTAGGGACCGGCGTTGCTAGGGCGACGCAGCTCGCCCTAGCCGGACGCGTCGGCGCCTCGCGCGGGTCGGTGGTCGCATACCTCGTACCGATCGTCGCTCTGGTCCTGGGCTTCCTGGTGCTGGCAGAGCGCGTCGAGCCGATCCAGCTGATAGGTGTCGTAGTCACCATCGGAGGCGCCTACCTGGTGAGTCGCGCCGAGCGCACCTGA
- a CDS encoding NADH-quinone oxidoreductase subunit A — MDLAAYVPVAFMFLLVMAFAAVTLVLSRLVSPNRPTPEKLAPYECGIVPEVEPVQRFPVKFYLVAMLFVIFDIEIIFLFAWAVNFRELGWFGVASVGIFTLLVLETLGYVWKRGALDWNVPRRARQVSVGTVVDEEAA; from the coding sequence TTGGATCTGGCCGCATACGTGCCCGTGGCTTTCATGTTCCTGCTCGTGATGGCATTCGCCGCCGTCACCCTCGTTCTCTCTCGTCTCGTCTCTCCGAATCGCCCGACTCCCGAGAAGCTTGCCCCCTACGAGTGCGGCATCGTTCCAGAGGTTGAGCCGGTCCAGCGCTTTCCCGTCAAGTTCTATCTCGTTGCGATGCTCTTCGTCATCTTCGATATCGAGATCATCTTCCTCTTCGCCTGGGCTGTGAACTTCCGTGAGCTCGGCTGGTTCGGTGTCGCCTCCGTGGGGATTTTCACGCTGCTCGTCCTCGAGACCCTCGGCTACGTATGGAAACGCGGCGCGCTCGACTGGAACGTGCCCCGCCGCGCCCGCCAGGTATCCGTCGGGACCGTCGTCGACGAGGAAGCCGCCTGA
- a CDS encoding NADH-quinone oxidoreductase subunit C, translating to MTDDQAIDVQEEKTPSRTLPDQAVLRAIAEQFDDIEWTLSTGQDVFMVPKDRVLDIVQAAKDAGFELLADLTVTDYFRGRSPRFELVINLLSMQHQLRLRLRAPVPVENVHVPSVVGVYPGANFYEREAFDLFGLVFDGHPDLTRILMPDEWEGHPLRKDFGMGSVPVQFKDSHQVQ from the coding sequence ATGACAGATGATCAGGCAATCGACGTGCAAGAAGAGAAAACTCCTTCCCGCACACTGCCCGACCAGGCGGTCCTACGGGCGATCGCCGAGCAGTTCGATGACATCGAATGGACCCTGTCGACCGGCCAGGATGTGTTCATGGTTCCCAAGGACCGGGTGCTGGACATCGTCCAGGCGGCGAAGGATGCCGGATTCGAGTTGCTGGCAGATCTGACGGTGACCGACTACTTCCGAGGCAGATCCCCCCGGTTCGAACTGGTCATCAACTTGTTGTCGATGCAGCACCAACTCCGACTCCGCCTCCGTGCCCCGGTCCCGGTCGAAAACGTGCATGTGCCATCGGTGGTTGGTGTATACCCGGGAGCGAACTTCTACGAACGTGAAGCATTCGATCTGTTCGGTCTGGTATTCGACGGCCATCCAGACCTGACCCGCATCCTGATGCCGGACGAGTGGGAGGGACATCCGTTGCGCAAGGACTTCGGGATGGGGTCCGTACCGGTGCAGTTCAAAGACTCTCATCAGGTGCAATGA
- the nuoD gene encoding NADH dehydrogenase (quinone) subunit D codes for MTDQKRRDKRHVDVWLTGTEEPDWLVDSTDEGAQKMAAHETAARLLDQEGLVVGDDRVLDEDVAPEDELMIINMGPQHPSTHGVLRLNIELEGEIIRRSKPIIGYLHTGMEKTGEELTWLQGPTNVTRMDYLAPFHNELVFSLAVEKLLGIDIPPRALAIRVLMTELNRVSSHLVALATNGMDIGALSMMLYGFRDRERILAFFEKTTGLRMNHNYIRPGGVAADLPPDWQEDIEFILDKVPPRMLEYEDLLKANPIWMGRTIGVGVITLEECLAYSVTGPTLRAAGSDWDLRKAFPYSGIENYHFEVPVGERGDVYDRYRVRVEEIWQSLSIVKQAAESMPEGDYKTDDRKVAPPPRARIDESMEALIHHFKIYTEGFQVPEGEAYVAIESPRGELGAYLVSDGGSRPLRMHMRTPSFANLQGLPVMMADSLIADTVATIASLDPVLGDVDR; via the coding sequence ATGACCGACCAAAAACGCAGAGACAAGCGCCACGTCGACGTCTGGTTGACCGGCACCGAAGAGCCCGATTGGCTCGTCGACTCAACCGACGAGGGTGCCCAGAAGATGGCGGCTCACGAGACCGCGGCTCGACTCCTCGATCAAGAGGGCCTGGTTGTAGGCGATGACCGGGTCCTGGACGAGGATGTTGCCCCCGAAGACGAGTTGATGATCATCAACATGGGCCCCCAGCATCCCTCGACGCACGGCGTGCTGCGCCTCAACATCGAACTCGAGGGCGAGATCATCCGTCGTTCCAAGCCGATCATCGGCTACCTGCACACCGGCATGGAGAAGACCGGCGAGGAGCTCACCTGGCTCCAGGGACCCACCAACGTCACCCGGATGGACTACCTCGCACCCTTCCACAACGAACTCGTCTTCTCGCTGGCCGTTGAGAAGTTGCTCGGGATCGACATCCCACCTCGCGCTCTGGCCATCCGTGTTCTGATGACCGAACTGAACCGGGTGTCGAGCCACCTGGTCGCTCTGGCGACCAACGGCATGGATATCGGGGCACTTTCGATGATGTTGTACGGGTTCAGGGACCGTGAGCGCATTCTCGCCTTCTTCGAGAAAACGACCGGCTTGCGCATGAACCACAACTACATCCGGCCGGGAGGCGTCGCCGCCGACCTTCCGCCCGACTGGCAGGAAGACATCGAGTTCATCCTCGACAAAGTCCCACCCCGGATGCTGGAGTACGAAGATCTCCTCAAAGCCAACCCGATCTGGATGGGGCGCACCATCGGTGTCGGAGTCATCACGCTCGAGGAGTGCCTCGCTTACTCCGTGACCGGTCCGACCCTCCGGGCCGCCGGGAGCGATTGGGATCTGCGCAAGGCTTTCCCCTATTCCGGTATCGAGAACTATCACTTCGAGGTACCGGTCGGCGAGCGAGGAGACGTCTACGACCGCTATCGGGTCCGGGTCGAGGAGATCTGGCAGTCGCTCTCGATCGTCAAGCAGGCGGCGGAATCAATGCCGGAAGGCGACTACAAGACCGACGATCGCAAGGTGGCGCCGCCACCGCGAGCTCGCATCGACGAGTCGATGGAAGCCCTGATTCACCATTTCAAGATCTACACCGAGGGATTCCAGGTTCCCGAGGGTGAGGCGTACGTGGCGATCGAGTCACCCCGGGGAGAACTCGGTGCCTACCTCGTCTCTGATGGTGGATCCCGGCCCCTACGGATGCATATGCGGACACCATCGTTCGCCAATCTGCAAGGCCTTCCGGTGATGATGGCCGATTCGCTCATCGCCGACACCGTTGCCACGATCGCCTCGCTCGATCCCGTCCTGGGAGATGTGGACCGGTGA
- a CDS encoding NAD(P)H-dependent oxidoreductase subunit E, which produces MSWPAETIARANDIIARYPEKRSAVMPLLYIAMREEGRLTDEGMRHVAELTGLTPAQVQSVASFYVMYKTESQGKYLVSVCSSISCFLLGADEVLHAVEEAAGIPAGEADDEIGVEHAECIGACGGAPACLVNYELVEGVTPAKAKEMIEWLRNAKPEVINADELQTLFGGRRSFDWAIKEDNGAIGPYPAFPPFGTAAHNTPALEPGRLAPSGSRPATSEGGAS; this is translated from the coding sequence ATGAGCTGGCCGGCCGAGACCATCGCCCGGGCAAACGACATCATTGCTCGCTATCCGGAGAAGCGGTCGGCCGTCATGCCGCTGCTGTACATAGCAATGAGAGAAGAAGGCCGGCTCACCGATGAGGGAATGCGCCATGTGGCCGAGCTGACCGGTTTGACTCCCGCCCAGGTTCAGTCCGTCGCCTCCTTTTACGTCATGTACAAGACGGAGTCGCAGGGAAAGTACCTGGTCTCAGTCTGCAGTTCTATCTCGTGCTTCCTACTCGGCGCCGATGAGGTTCTGCACGCCGTCGAGGAAGCAGCCGGAATTCCGGCCGGCGAGGCCGACGACGAAATCGGCGTCGAGCACGCCGAGTGCATCGGTGCTTGCGGTGGCGCTCCCGCCTGTCTCGTCAACTATGAACTGGTCGAAGGGGTCACGCCGGCAAAGGCCAAAGAGATGATCGAATGGCTCCGCAATGCCAAGCCGGAGGTCATCAACGCCGATGAGCTGCAGACCCTGTTCGGCGGCAGGCGCAGCTTTGACTGGGCGATCAAGGAAGACAACGGAGCGATCGGCCCATATCCGGCGTTCCCCCCGTTTGGCACTGCAGCTCATAACACGCCGGCCCTGGAGCCGGGACGACTCGCACCGAGTGGCTCGCGACCTGCCACCTCCGAAGGGGGCGCTTCGTGA